Genomic DNA from Lysobacterales bacterium:
GGCACTGGCGCCGCGGTCGATCGGTGCGCCGATGGCGACCCTGCTGGAGAGTTGCCAGGCGCGAACGCCCGCCAGCAGGTCGAGATGTCCGGCAGGCCCCTCGAGCAGCCGGTAACCGCCGGCCAGCAGCGCGGTGCTCGCGCGCACCCGCATCCGCGCCGGCACCCCGGCCAGCGGCACCGTGCCCGACTCGCTCAACTGCACGTGCAGCACATCGGCGAACATCACCAGCCGGTCGCGCCGCGCCTGGAGCGAGGCCATGGCCGCCCAGTCCAGGCTGGACAGGGCGTCCGAGCCGCCGCGTCGGCTGGCCACCGGCGGCAACCCCGCATGTCGGACCTGCCCGTCCAGTCCGGCACCCCAGGCGTAGGGCGCAAGCACGAACGACCAGTCGGCGCCATGCGCCCGCGGCCCCGGCATCAGTGCCAGCGCCAGGCCGGAAAGCAGCCACCTGCCCAATCCCGCCATGTCCGAACCCCTCCGGCGACGAACCGCTACGCCCTGCGCGCACGGCCCGCACCCGCGGCAACTGTCGCGCCACCGGCGAGCCCGGTCAATGCCCGCCCTCTTCACATCTGTCGTTTGCAGCACGTCCTAGACTGCAGGTCGCGATCGGCCGTCAGGGGTTGGCGCCGGCCGCGATGCCTGCCGTCCACAGGGGAGCAGAACCATGTCCGCACCTTCACTCGTCCGGGCGGCATTCGCCACGCTTGCAATCGTTCTGCTGCCTGGCCAGATGTCCGCGCAGGCACCAGACCAGCGCGGCCTGCTGTTCGAGAATGTACGGGTATTCGACGGCACCTCGGACCGTCTCACCCCACCCTCGAATGTCCTGGTCGTCGGCAACCGAATCCAGGCGGTCTCCCGCGCGCCGATCACGCCCGACGCGGGGCTGGAGGTGCGCCGCATTGACGGCGGCGGCCGGACCCTGATGCCCGGACTGATCGACGCCCACTGGCACGCCCTGCTGGTGGCGCCGGACCTGATGACGGCGATGACCGCCGATGCCGGCCTGCTCAACTTCTTGGCCGCCGACGTTGCGCGGCAAACCCTCATGCAGGGCTTCACCAGCGTGCGCGACGTCGGCGGCCCCAGCTTCGGCCTGAAGCGCGCGATCGACCTGGGCCTGGTGCCGGGCCCACGGATCTTTCCATCCGGTGCGATGATCTCGCAGACCGGCGGCCATGGCGATTTCCGCCTGCCCCACGAGGTGCCGCGCCCGACCGCCGATGGCCTGAACCATGCCGAGCGGATGGGCGCGGCGATGATCGCCGACGGCGCCGACGCGGTGCGCGTGCGCGCCCGCGAGCAGCTGATGCTCGGCGCCAGCCAGCTCAAGCTGATGGCCGGCGGTGGCGTCAGTTCGCTGTACGACCCGCTGGACGCCACCCAGTACACCGTCGCCGAGATCCGCGCCGCGGTCGAGGCCGCGGAGAACTGGGGCACCTATGTGACCGTGCACGCCTATACCGCGCACGCCATCCGCCAGGCCATCGAGGCCGGCGTGCGCTGCATCGAGCACGGCCAGCTGATCGACGAGGACACCGCGCGCCTGATGGCCGAGCGCGGCGTGTGGTGGAGCCTGCAACCGTTCCTGGACGACGAGGACAGCAATCCCAAGCAGGGCGAGGCACGGCGCAAGCAGCTGATGGTGGCGCAGGGCACCGACCGCGCCTTCACCCTGGCCCGGCGCCTGGGCATCAAGGTGGCGTTCGGCACCGACATCCTGTTCAACCCGGCCGGCGTGCCGCGCCACAACGCCCAGCTGGTCAAGCTGTCGCGCTGGTACAGCCCCGCCCAGGTGCTGGCCATCGCCACCGGCGGCAATGGCGAACTGCTGGCGCTGTCCGGCGAGCGCTCGACCTACCGCGGCGCCCTGGGCGTGGTCGCGCCGGGCGCGCTGGCCGACCTGATCCTGGTCGATGGCGACCCCATCGAGGACCTCGCGCTGGTCGCCGACCCGGTGCGCAACTTCCTGGTCATCGTCAAGGACGGCGTGGTGGTCAAGGATGCCCTGGCCGGCGGCGCGCCTCCGGCAGCGCCTTCGCCATGAACGCGGCCGTGCCCGGGCACAGCCCGGCGAACTGCGTGGTCGCGGCGATCGCCGGCGGTGCCCGCTCTCGCGCGAGGCGCGCGTAGCCGCGCCGGGCGAAGAAGGCCTCGGCGGTCTGGGTCAGCAGATAGAGCGTGACGATGTCCTGGGCCGCGGCCCAGCGCTCGGCGGCGTCGACCAGGAGGCCCGCCAGTCCCTGCCCGCGCGCATCCGGCGCCACCACCAGCGAGCGCAGCAGGCCCGCATGGCCGTGTCGTTCGATCCCTACCGCGGCCACCAGGGCGCCCGCCCGGCGGAGCCCGAACAGCGTCGGTGCGCCTGGACCGTCGAGGTCGGCCACGGGCAGGCCGGCATCTGCGAGCAGCGTGCGCACCTCGGCGTCGGTGCGCAGCGGTTGCGGTGCCATCGGCATTTTTTCTCCTCGCGCCCGGGGGCGCCTGCAGGTCGGCGGGCAGGATAGCCGGGCGCGCTCGCGCGCGTCCGCGGTCGATCACGTGAGCAGGTCGACCGCCCGGTGCCCGTCCGCGACCCCTTCGACCAGCACCACCTCGCCGACGGTGTTGGCCGTCCGCAGGGGGCGGATCGTCGCGTAGGCGGGCGACCCGTACCAGGCCTGCGCCTGCGCCATCGAAGGAAAGCCGATGACCACGACATCGCCGGGCCACTCGCCCTCCAGCGCCACCCGCCGGCCGCCATGGACGAGGTAGCGGCCGCCGAACGGCGCCAGGGTCGCGTCGATGCCCTCGAGGTAGGCGCGGATCTCCTCGCCGAAACGGGTCTGTCTGATCACGGCAATGGCATAGGCAGGCATCGTTGGATACTCCATGACATCGACGACGGCCGGTGCCGCGGACGGTGCGGCAGGCAAGTCCGCCCGTTCAAGCCGGTAGACAATGCACTCGTCCAGCCCGAAGCGTCGCGGCCCGACGATGCGGAAGCCCAGGCGCTCGTAGAAGCGCCGGGCGCGCAGGTTGGACGCCAGCGGATCGATCAGGATCGCCGTCACCGCCGGATCGGCGAAGCAGCGGTCGATCGCCCAGCGCATCATCGCCGTGCCCAGGCCGCGGCCCAGGAAGTCGGCCTCGCCGATCCAGAGGTCGAGGGCGCGCAGGTCCGGGGCGACGTCCTCGCCCCAGTAGTGGCTGTCCTCTCGGCGCGGGTCGATGATCTGCAGGAAGCCGAACGGCACACCGTCCAGCTCGGCGATCCACTGCTCGCGCCAGTCCGGAGAGCGCGCCAGTTCCTGTGCCCAGCCCCAGTCGTCGTTGGGGTCGGATTCGACCACATGCGGCGCCTCGTCCCAGCGCTCGAGCAGGGCGCGGTCGGCCGGCGCAGCCGCGCGGAAGGTCAGCCCAGGCGTTGCCGCGACCTTCGCCATCAGTCCGCCAGCGGGGTGCACAGTTCGACCAGGGTGCCGTCCGGCGCGCGCAACCACGACACCACCTGCCCCCAGGGCTGCGCCGCGGGCGCTGCCAGCTCGCCGGCACCCGCCGCCAGCGCCCGCGCGTGGGCTGCATCGACGTCGTCGGTGACCAGGGCGATCTCCATGCCAAGGGGCCGGGCGGAGGTGTCGGCCCGGACATGGCCACCCGGCAGGTTGCGTTCCGCCAGCGCGTGGCTGGCGAACGCCAGCACCGTGCTGCCCGTATCCAGCTCGCCGTAGTCCCCGGACGCATGCAGGAACCGTCGTGGCAGCCCGAACGCATGCTCGAAGAAGGCCAGCGAGGCAGCCACGTCGGCCACATGGACGATCACGTAGCCAAGCTTCACGGCCCATCTCCCGGCCCGGCGGCGAAGGCGCGGACCAGCGCCTCCAGCAGCGGCCGGCACGACTCGTCGACATCTTCCCAGGCGAGCAGTCCGTCGCCGAGCGCGCAGGCGACCGCCAGCCTGGGGTCGCTCCCGGTGTACCGGAGATAGATCTCCCGTGCGGCGCCCTGGTGATGACGGTGCACCTCGTCATTGAGCTCGAACGCATCCAGCGCGCCCTGGCGCCAGCGCAGGAAGTGGCCTTGCAGCGCCCCCAGCGCGGCGGACAGCGCGCGTTCGTGCGCCAGTGCGGCGAGCCGGCGCAGTTCCTTTTTCTGCTTCTTGTCAAGCGGCTGCATGGCGCGTGCACTCCGGACGACAGGACCGACTATGCCTGCACGCCCGGCGCGAACCAAGGGGCGGGCGGGCCCGTACCGGGCATCCCTCGACAGGCAGGGAAGCATCGGCTTCGCCATCACATGCAACTGCGTCGTCCATGCGATTGCGGCGCGCCGACACCCGGTCATCATTCCGGCAGGCGGGCGAAACGCGGCACGTCGACCCGGTCGCCATCCCAGTCCGCGCGGCTGGCCATGAACAGATGGCCATCAGGAACCGCCGCCAGTGCGCTGTCCAGACTGCCGGCCGGCACCACCGCCGTGCTCCCCAACAGATACGGCAGGGCCGATCCGCAGGTCGCGCAGAAGCTGCGCGCATGGCGGGTGCCCGGCAACGCGAAATGCCGGACCTGGCCAGCACCCGACAACCAGTCCAGACGGGCGTCCGCCAGGAACAGGTTGGCGGCATGGGCCGAGCCGGTGTCCTTCCGGCAGTGCCGGCAGTGGCACAGATAGAAGCGCCCCACGATGCCCTCGACCCGGTAGCACGCCGCACCGCACAGGCAGGCGCCATGGTGATGCGTGGTCACGGTGTCCTCCCCAGCGCAAGAATCTGTCCGAAGCGCATGCGTGGCGAGGCTCAGCCCGCGGCCCCGCCCTGCACGCACAGCGCACGCATGTTGAAGCGGGCATGGCCCGGGAATCCACCCAGCGACCCGTCCCACAGGTTCACGGCAAGGCGATCCTCGCCGCTGCGGGCCCCGGTCCAGTACCAGCGCGCCTGCGGACTCAGGCGCACCAGCACCGGTTCCGATTCCCCGGTGCCGTGGACCTTGGTGCCGCCCGGCACCTGGGCCTCATGCAGGGCCTTGAGCTGGGCCGGGGTCGGCAGCACCCAGCCCCTACCCAGCGCCGCGCAGTGCGCCTGCGCCTCGTCCAGGTCGGCATCGCCGGCGATCGGTTCGCGCCCGACGCCGCTGTCGCAGGCGGTCCAGGTAAGGCCGGTGCCGGTGTCGAGCACGCCCTCGGGCGTGGCCAGGAAGCGGCCATCGGCACTGGCCTGGCCGGAGGCGATGCTGCGGCAGGACCGGGCATCGGTGACATCCGACCGCTGCCAGAGGGCGAAACCGGCGCCCAGGACCACCAGCGCGCCGACCGCCACCAGGAACAGCGCACGCCCGCGAGGCCCGGCGCGCCCGCTGCCGCGGCGGGGGCCGTCAGGCCAGGCGGTCACGGATACGACCGGAAAACACGTAGACGCCGATCAGGATCGGCAGGGCAACCCGCGGCAGCAGTTCCGGCAGGTCCGCGCCGACCTCGGCGAGCGACCAGACCACCACCAGCGCCAGTGTCGCCCCGTACGCCCAGGCGCCCAGCAGCCGGCCCTGCGCGATCAGCACGCCGGCGGCGAGCGCGCCAAGGCCGACCGCCAGAAAGTAGGCGCTGTCGCCGGCCCTCAGCAGGCCGATGCCGCCCACCGCCAGGGCGGCACCCAGCAGGGCCAGCAGCAGGCCGAGCAGGCGCGGCGGGTTGTTTGCTTCCATGAACATCCTCCAGGTTGGGTTGGGTTGGGTCGGGTCGCGCGGCGGGCCCTGCTCAGTCGGAGGCGGGCGGCGCAGCTGCCAGTGACCGCGTCATGAAGACGTTGAAGCCACTGGCCGTGTATGCCCCGAACGGACCGCACCACTGGAAACCGTTGCGCAGGTAGAGCCGATGCGCGGCCGCGAACGGCTCGCCGGTACCGGTTTCCAGGTACAGGCGTTGCCAGCCACGGGCAACGGCTGCCTCGACGATCCCGTCCAGCAGGCGCTGGCCGACGCCGCGGCGAACGAACCCCTCGGCCGTGCGCATCGACTTGATCTCGCCGCTGTCCGCGTCCAGGCGCTTGAGCGCCCCGCAGCCGCATAGCACGCCCTGCGACCAGGCGGTCCAGACGGTGATATCGGGGTGGCGCAGGTCCTCGACCGCCAGCGCATGCGCACGGCCGGGGGGTGAGTGGCCGCGCATCGCCGCAAGGTGTCCGGAGATCAGCGCCTGGACTTCCGGCGAGGTCAGGTCGTCGACACGCACCTCGATGTTCATGGGCCCGTGTCCCCCGCCTGCAGCCAGCGGCCCCCCGCAGCCTCGCCAGGTGCCGAAACCCGTCGCTGGCTCCGCTTCACGGGCGACCTGCGCAAAGCAGTGCGATGCCCCCGATGGTCGCCAGCGGCAGCCAGGCCAGATGCCGCCCACGCGTCCACCCCAGCGGCAGGAGGGCCGACACCAGGAAGGTCACCCCGAGCGTGACCAGGACGCTGCGCCTGTCGAGACCGTCCAGTGCCGCAAGCACCAGCAGCACGGCCAGGCCGAGCCAGGCCACCGAGGTCAGGTGCCAGGCGAAGCGCAGGGTACCGACCGTGAACGCCTGGCCACCGAACAGTCGGGGCAGGTCGTCGCGGCGGAACAGACGAACAAGCAGATAGCGTTCGCCGAGCACGGAGTGCGCGATCGCCAGCCCGGTCGCCAGGGCGGCGGACAGAAGCAGCAGGCCGTTCATGACAGCCCGCCACGGACATCGCAATGCTGCGGATGCCGCATCAGCCCGCCATCCGGCTGAACACGCCCACCGCAAGCTCCGCCCAGATCGCCAGGAAGGCGACCAGCAGGCCCGTTGTCAGCCAGCGCCTCGCGGGACCTCGCAAGCGTCCGGACACGGTCACCAGGGTGGTGCCGGTGACGAGCAGCAGCCCGGCCATGACCACGAAATCCCGGACATCCCAGGCCACTTCGTCGGTGAACTGCATTGCCAGCCACACGGCCAGCAGCACGAGCAAAGTCCCGGCCGCGACGACGGCAAGGGCCCGGCACGGCCGAAACGTGGAGGAAGATGCGCGCATCATCGGTCTCTCTCCCTGGCCAGTGCCATGCTGTGCGCACCCACGCGCACAATTGCCCACGCTGGCAGAGCGGCAGCCTGACGCTGCCGGATCCGGGAATCAAGAGGGTGTTTCCCATCCGTCCGCCTCCGCGACGCCCCCCACCGGTGTACAGATCCGCGCCTTCCGATACACGCAGGTGTGCGCATGACGAGCAGCCCGGACGACCGGACCCACGAAGCCACGCCGCCGAAGTGCGGTAGCCAGGCAGGCGATCATCCCGGCGTGAGACACAACCAGCACGTCCCGGTCCATCGCCACCAGGCGGTCGGCCACCGTACCGACGCGGTGCCGGAAGTCGTCGCGACAGTGCCGCTGCGATGCGTGGCCGCTCATCCAGGACAGCCGCAGCCGCCACTTCCAGGCGCCGAACGGCAGGCGCAGGCCGCCGGTCCGGAAGCGCTCGAAACGGGCCTCCCTGAGCAGGGGCGTGTGCTCGACGCCCTCGCCATGGATCCTCACGGCGGTGGCGATGGCGCGTGGCTGGTCGCTGCACAGGCAGGCCTGCCAGCGGACGCCACCCAGGTCGAACTCACCGACCACCGGCTCGGCGGCGTCGTAGCGAAATGGCCAGTGGTGCAGATCGTCCGAGCTCAGCCACCCCCGCGGCATGGCCTCGGTGACCGGAAAGTGGCGAACAAGCCCGATGTGCATTGGCCTGTCGTCGACGTACGGGCTTTTATCGCGGATTGTCCTGATCCACTGGGACGGGCAGTCCGCGGCCCAATCCGCCGCGAACAGGTCGGCGGTCGCAAGCGGCGGATCGCGCGGCGGAATACCCGCATGCGCCAGGCAGGCGGCATGACGCGTCAGGGCAGCTTCCGCGAGCTAGCCACCTGGCCGTTGAGGGGCACGTAAACCTGCCCGGTGACCTTGCCGGTCTCGTCCCTCAGGAACACCAGCACGCCGCCCGCACCGTCCACCCTGAAGGTGTCCGGCGCCACCGCGACCAGGCGCGCCGGCGGTCCGCCATCGCTGACCCGGAGCACGTCGCCGTCCAGGCTCACCGTATCGACCAGGCCGTCGCCGTAGTCGTAGCGGCCGGCGTACCCGGCCAGCACGGCCGCATCGACGGCGATCGCCCGGGCCGGCTCGACGACCGGCGTCTCCTGGTGATGCACCAGCAGCCAGCGCCCGTCCTGGACACGGAACAGGTTGCTCTCCACCCAGCGCGCGGTGGCCGCCGGGGCCTGCTCGACCATCACGCTGTCGACCAGCACGTGGCCGCCCAACGGTCGCCAGTCCAGCGCCTCGACCCGG
This window encodes:
- a CDS encoding amidohydrolase family protein is translated as MSAPSLVRAAFATLAIVLLPGQMSAQAPDQRGLLFENVRVFDGTSDRLTPPSNVLVVGNRIQAVSRAPITPDAGLEVRRIDGGGRTLMPGLIDAHWHALLVAPDLMTAMTADAGLLNFLAADVARQTLMQGFTSVRDVGGPSFGLKRAIDLGLVPGPRIFPSGAMISQTGGHGDFRLPHEVPRPTADGLNHAERMGAAMIADGADAVRVRAREQLMLGASQLKLMAGGGVSSLYDPLDATQYTVAEIRAAVEAAENWGTYVTVHAYTAHAIRQAIEAGVRCIEHGQLIDEDTARLMAERGVWWSLQPFLDDEDSNPKQGEARRKQLMVAQGTDRAFTLARRLGIKVAFGTDILFNPAGVPRHNAQLVKLSRWYSPAQVLAIATGGNGELLALSGERSTYRGALGVVAPGALADLILVDGDPIEDLALVADPVRNFLVIVKDGVVVKDALAGGAPPAAPSP
- a CDS encoding GNAT family N-acetyltransferase, yielding MAPQPLRTDAEVRTLLADAGLPVADLDGPGAPTLFGLRRAGALVAAVGIERHGHAGLLRSLVVAPDARGQGLAGLLVDAAERWAAAQDIVTLYLLTQTAEAFFARRGYARLARERAPPAIAATTQFAGLCPGTAAFMAKALPEARRRPGHP
- a CDS encoding GNAT family N-acetyltransferase; this translates as MAKVAATPGLTFRAAAPADRALLERWDEAPHVVESDPNDDWGWAQELARSPDWREQWIAELDGVPFGFLQIIDPRREDSHYWGEDVAPDLRALDLWIGEADFLGRGLGTAMMRWAIDRCFADPAVTAILIDPLASNLRARRFYERLGFRIVGPRRFGLDECIVYRLERADLPAAPSAAPAVVDVMEYPTMPAYAIAVIRQTRFGEEIRAYLEGIDATLAPFGGRYLVHGGRRVALEGEWPGDVVVIGFPSMAQAQAWYGSPAYATIRPLRTANTVGEVVLVEGVADGHRAVDLLT
- a CDS encoding VOC family protein, with the translated sequence MKLGYVIVHVADVAASLAFFEHAFGLPRRFLHASGDYGELDTGSTVLAFASHALAERNLPGGHVRADTSARPLGMEIALVTDDVDAAHARALAAGAGELAAPAAQPWGQVVSWLRAPDGTLVELCTPLAD
- a CDS encoding GFA family protein, with product MTTHHHGACLCGAACYRVEGIVGRFYLCHCRHCRKDTGSAHAANLFLADARLDWLSGAGQVRHFALPGTRHARSFCATCGSALPYLLGSTAVVPAGSLDSALAAVPDGHLFMASRADWDGDRVDVPRFARLPE
- a CDS encoding GNAT family N-acetyltransferase, coding for MEVRVDDLTSPEVQALISGHLAAMRGHSPPGRAHALAVEDLRHPDITVWTAWSQGVLCGCGALKRLDADSGEIKSMRTAEGFVRRGVGQRLLDGIVEAAVARGWQRLYLETGTGEPFAAAHRLYLRNGFQWCGPFGAYTASGFNVFMTRSLAAAPPASD
- a CDS encoding histidine phosphatase family protein, which produces MHIGLVRHFPVTEAMPRGWLSSDDLHHWPFRYDAAEPVVGEFDLGGVRWQACLCSDQPRAIATAVRIHGEGVEHTPLLREARFERFRTGGLRLPFGAWKWRLRLSWMSGHASQRHCRDDFRHRVGTVADRLVAMDRDVLVVSHAGMIACLATALRRRGFVGPVVRAARHAHTCVYRKARICTPVGGVAEADGWETPS
- a CDS encoding nuclear transport factor 2 family protein, producing the protein MIRFLIAVLATAAVLLSTPARTSAPTPSAEVFEALILARISAFADGDAERYGALLADGFVHVSDIGVRRSRADMPAYVRSHGGHGGAVRYRVEALDWRPLGGHVLVDSVMVEQAPAATARWVESNLFRVQDGRWLLVHHQETPVVEPARAIAVDAAVLAGYAGRYDYGDGLVDTVSLDGDVLRVSDGGPPARLVAVAPDTFRVDGAGGVLVFLRDETGKVTGQVYVPLNGQVASSRKLP